A single Halarcobacter anaerophilus DNA region contains:
- a CDS encoding ArsS family sensor histidine kinase: MIRNISISAFINTIFILALIAISLTFAIFIKLDKQRFNISMQKKYELVAENLLKTLDTTPSKSGIKLILDQFRMSRIDDDVFILQILNEANPVLMRQSSHGMYRIFSFEDNLYTYVQRDGYNLMIQDSQNYSYNLLIISLAIALSLGTIFSLYYILKRKLKPLRDLNNEIKKFSEGNLNVKIKSCSSDEIGTIAKTFDEALTHINNQTKSKELFMRNMMHELKTPITKAMFIAETLDDEKKRETLQRAFKRMDDIIKELAMVEKLTSNNTLVYKELTSFFKIYKRTVEIALLSPDKISAKINDFKLNADTAMFSVALKNLIDNAIKFSPNKHALIKANKHRVDIISEGEKLKHDLEYYTEPFSQEEKRSDGFGLGLYIVKTIANLHGYKLIYTHNEDKNIFSILID, from the coding sequence ATGATACGAAATATTTCAATCTCCGCTTTTATCAATACGATTTTTATTCTAGCTTTAATTGCAATTTCACTTACCTTTGCAATTTTTATAAAGCTTGATAAACAGAGATTTAATATCAGTATGCAAAAAAAATATGAATTGGTTGCGGAAAATCTTTTAAAAACACTAGATACGACTCCTTCAAAAAGCGGAATAAAACTAATCTTAGACCAGTTTAGAATGAGTCGGATAGATGACGATGTTTTTATTCTTCAAATTTTAAATGAGGCAAATCCCGTTTTAATGAGACAAAGTTCTCACGGAATGTATAGAATCTTTAGTTTTGAGGATAATCTCTATACTTATGTGCAAAGAGACGGTTATAATCTGATGATTCAAGATTCACAAAATTACTCTTACAATTTATTGATTATTTCCCTTGCTATTGCACTCTCCTTGGGTACGATTTTCTCTTTATACTATATTTTAAAAAGAAAATTAAAGCCTTTAAGAGATTTAAATAATGAGATAAAAAAGTTTTCAGAAGGTAATTTAAACGTTAAAATAAAATCTTGTAGTTCCGATGAAATAGGAACTATTGCAAAAACTTTTGATGAAGCGCTTACCCATATAAACAACCAAACAAAATCAAAAGAACTCTTTATGCGAAATATGATGCATGAACTTAAAACGCCTATTACAAAAGCAATGTTTATTGCAGAGACTTTAGACGATGAGAAAAAAAGAGAGACCTTGCAAAGAGCCTTTAAAAGAATGGATGATATTATCAAAGAACTTGCAATGGTTGAAAAACTCACATCAAATAATACTTTGGTTTATAAAGAGCTGACATCATTCTTCAAAATTTATAAAAGAACTGTAGAAATTGCTCTTTTAAGTCCTGATAAAATATCTGCAAAAATAAATGATTTTAAACTAAATGCAGATACTGCAATGTTTTCAGTAGCACTTAAAAATTTAATAGACAATGCAATAAAATTTTCACCCAATAAACATGCTCTTATAAAAGCAAACAAACATAGAGTCGATATTATCTCAGAAGGTGAAAAACTAAAACATGATTTGGAGTATTATACTGAACCTTTTTCCCAAGAAGAGAAAAGAAGCGACGGATTCGGTCTTGGACTTTATATTGTAAAAACAATTGCAAATTTACACGGATACAAACTTATTTATACCCATAATGAAGATAAAAACATCTTCTCTATTTTGATAGATTAA
- a CDS encoding SDR family oxidoreductase encodes MKNIIITGASNGIGKAIAQSLRKKYNIINIDKEENSVEGITFYKCDLGDKEELLNTILKIKEETDSLYALINNAGFGIFKPLEEQSIEEWESVLNVNLKAPYILSKEFSHLLKKSHGHIINISSTRSLMSEAGTESYSASKGGISSLTHALSISLAPKVKVNSISPGWINTDESYTPTPQDDFQHPCGRVGVPQDIVDTVKFLLKNRGFITGSDFVIDGGMTKKMIYI; translated from the coding sequence ATGAAAAATATAATTATAACAGGGGCTTCAAACGGTATTGGAAAAGCAATAGCCCAAAGCTTAAGAAAAAAATACAATATTATAAATATTGATAAAGAAGAGAATAGTGTTGAAGGTATAACTTTTTATAAATGTGATTTAGGAGATAAAGAGGAACTTCTAAATACTATTTTAAAAATAAAAGAGGAAACAGACTCTTTATATGCACTTATAAACAATGCGGGATTTGGTATTTTTAAACCTTTGGAAGAGCAGAGTATTGAAGAGTGGGAGAGCGTTTTAAACGTAAATTTAAAAGCACCCTATATTTTATCAAAAGAGTTTAGCCATCTTTTAAAAAAATCCCACGGACATATTATAAATATCTCTTCAACAAGATCTTTGATGAGTGAAGCGGGAACAGAGAGTTATAGTGCTTCAAAAGGAGGAATTAGTTCCTTAACCCATGCTTTGTCAATCTCTTTAGCGCCAAAAGTAAAAGTAAATTCAATAAGTCCGGGCTGGATAAATACGGATGAAAGTTATACTCCAACTCCACAAGATGATTTCCAACACCCTTGCGGAAGAGTAGGAGTTCCTCAAGATATAGTCGATACGGTAAAATTTCTTTTAAAAAACAGAGGGTTTATTACGGGAAGTGATTTTGTCATAGACGGTGGAATGACCAAAAAGATGATTTATATATAG
- a CDS encoding transglutaminase domain-containing protein, which yields MLFENRFVYYFSIFISVIAVIFMLIMIYKSFFIVKNQFIDVGGLTYVNQVRSDDYTQKLAKRLVNGCDTKVCEVQSMLDLVTNIPYKINNSVARSGENVIKQNYGDCDDKSNLLISLLHARGYEAYFVLVPKHIFVVVHLNLILPNKKALYINKRPFYILESTAKNSKIGFPLRYSFDEIKAFIDPFQNKKLVVNSLEYK from the coding sequence ATGTTATTTGAAAATAGATTTGTATATTATTTTTCAATCTTTATCTCTGTTATTGCAGTTATCTTTATGCTTATAATGATTTATAAATCTTTTTTTATAGTAAAAAATCAGTTTATCGATGTAGGCGGGCTAACATATGTAAATCAAGTAAGAAGTGATGACTACACGCAAAAACTGGCAAAAAGATTGGTAAACGGATGTGATACAAAAGTTTGCGAAGTACAAAGTATGTTGGACTTGGTAACAAATATTCCATATAAAATAAATAATTCAGTTGCAAGAAGCGGAGAAAATGTTATAAAACAAAATTACGGAGATTGTGATGATAAGAGTAATCTTTTGATTTCTCTTCTTCATGCAAGGGGTTATGAAGCCTATTTTGTATTAGTTCCCAAACATATTTTTGTGGTAGTTCATCTAAATCTTATTTTGCCTAATAAAAAAGCACTTTATATAAATAAAAGACCGTTTTATATTTTAGAAAGTACTGCAAAAAATTCAAAAATAGGCTTTCCTTTAAGATACAGCTTTGATGAGATTAAAGCATTTATTGATCCTTTTCAAAATAAGAAGTTAGTAGTAAATAGTTTGGAATATAAGTAG
- a CDS encoding PLP-dependent aminotransferase family protein: MIDFSTRVNFLKPNIQIDYNNISKSDYIEVLQLLKKRYEISAKNIELFNGYSSAIYSILKFLKLKYCFIYSPCSLEYKKAASNLEYEVRLINRFENLFLPVKERSVVIFANPSYLDGTYYDLQNLFKYWQSKDATVIIDETLLDFCKESSAVHYLKEYEKLYILKDFSNYYSNDNLNLSSIFSKEENIELLRKYEPEDKLSIYDMKYLEESLKDKEFKLISNAVNIKNRVELEKVFSSCKFVDFLFHSSCNSLLIKLKDISSKEFRHRLEKRGIKTYNCLKYDFIDDSFINIYVGSKSSIKRLEEVLYVI, from the coding sequence ATGATAGATTTTAGCACTAGAGTAAACTTTTTAAAGCCGAATATTCAAATTGATTATAACAATATATCAAAAAGCGATTATATTGAAGTTTTGCAGCTTCTAAAAAAGAGATATGAAATAAGTGCTAAAAATATAGAGTTATTTAACGGTTATAGTTCGGCAATCTACTCAATATTAAAATTTCTGAAATTAAAATATTGTTTTATCTACTCTCCTTGCAGTTTGGAGTATAAAAAAGCTGCTTCAAACTTGGAGTATGAAGTAAGATTGATAAATAGATTTGAAAATCTTTTTCTACCCGTAAAAGAGAGAAGTGTAGTAATTTTTGCAAATCCTTCATATCTGGATGGAACATATTATGATTTACAAAATCTTTTTAAGTATTGGCAAAGCAAAGATGCTACCGTAATTATTGATGAAACGCTTTTAGACTTTTGTAAAGAATCTTCGGCAGTGCACTATTTAAAAGAGTATGAAAAGCTTTATATCCTAAAAGATTTCTCTAACTACTATTCAAATGATAATCTTAACCTCTCTTCAATATTTTCAAAAGAAGAGAATATTGAACTTCTAAGAAAATATGAGCCTGAAGATAAGCTTTCAATTTATGATATGAAGTATTTAGAAGAGTCTTTAAAAGATAAAGAGTTTAAACTCATTTCAAATGCTGTAAATATAAAAAACAGAGTAGAACTTGAAAAAGTATTTTCCTCTTGCAAATTTGTTGATTTTCTTTTTCACAGTAGCTGCAACTCACTTTTGATAAAGTTAAAAGATATAAGTTCAAAAGAGTTTAGACACAGACTTGAAAAAAGAGGTATAAAAACCTATAATTGTCTAAAATATGATTTTATAGATGATAGTTTTATAAATATATATGTAGGCTCGAAGAGTAGTATTAAGAGATTGGAAGAGGTTTTATATGTTATTTGA
- a CDS encoding MarC family protein → MELFVATFLKMFFIMTPFFVLSVFLTMTSDATTKEKKTLAVKVTLSVIIISLILLFFGKHIFAVFGITLDAFRIGAGALLFLTAVDLIRGSKDGQKVDAENIQDLAVVPLAIPITIGPGTIGILLVMGAGFKSAVTLFLGSFALVCAVSLIGLMLYFSHTIRNVVGKQGLLVVSKITGLFLAALSAQTMFTGIKNFLNM, encoded by the coding sequence ATGGAACTTTTCGTTGCAACATTTTTAAAAATGTTCTTTATCATGACACCTTTTTTTGTATTATCTGTTTTTTTAACAATGACAAGTGATGCTACAACAAAAGAGAAAAAGACTTTAGCAGTCAAAGTAACACTTTCAGTGATTATTATAAGTTTAATTTTACTATTTTTCGGAAAACACATCTTTGCAGTTTTCGGTATAACTTTAGATGCTTTTAGAATAGGTGCGGGAGCTTTACTTTTTTTAACTGCCGTTGATTTGATTCGAGGCAGTAAAGACGGACAAAAAGTAGATGCTGAAAATATTCAGGATCTAGCAGTTGTTCCTTTGGCTATTCCAATAACAATAGGTCCTGGAACTATCGGTATATTACTTGTTATGGGAGCAGGATTTAAATCTGCCGTAACTCTTTTTTTAGGAAGTTTTGCTTTGGTTTGTGCCGTTAGTTTAATAGGTCTTATGCTCTATTTTTCACACACTATAAGAAATGTTGTCGGAAAACAGGGTTTATTGGTAGTATCAAAAATAACAGGACTTTTTCTAGCGGCTTTATCTGCACAAACAATGTTTACCGGTATTAAGAACTTTTTGAATATGTGA
- the dsbD gene encoding protein-disulfide reductase DsbD, translating into MIKKLLLLFLCSFYAFAIEQSFLEPEEAFKTSFEKKEDKLVFNLKLGKDIYLYDDKLKFFISKPQKIDIREDLIIPKAKAYEVWQIHTHDLNIEIPYDLLKQRANSDKVEVQIDFQGCSKKGLCYAPMSKTASVDLSSLETVKDNIQKIEKSAVALDNGAENQNETDIIASSLKEGNVLLVLATFFGFGLLLSLTPCVFPMIPILSSIIVKAGDSGKLTASKGFFLSLVYVLSMAVAYTIAGVLAGLFGANLQVALQNPYVLVAFAAIFIALAFSMFGYFKLELPQSLQNRINKTTDGREKQGVVGIAIMGFLSALIVGPCVAPPLAGALVYIGQTGDALLGGAALFVMSLGMGAPLLLIGLGAGKYMPKPGGWMDSITKIFGIIMLGVAIWMLDRVLDPTVIMYLWALLLIATAIYLKVYTHILVKLITTVIMIYGVLLFVGAVSQATNPLNPLEKFTSAKTGVMISEELNWNLVTSNKEIDAAVNASNKPVMLDFQASWCVACKELEEITFKDPRVIEKLKGFTLLRADVTKNSDEDKLMQKRFGVVGPPALIFWDKNSNEIKASQIVGYKNPEQFLEIVNKHF; encoded by the coding sequence ATGATAAAAAAGTTATTGTTGCTTTTTTTGTGTTCATTTTATGCTTTTGCCATTGAGCAAAGTTTTTTAGAACCCGAAGAAGCATTTAAAACAAGTTTTGAAAAAAAAGAGGATAAACTGGTTTTCAACCTAAAACTGGGAAAAGATATTTATCTTTATGATGATAAATTGAAATTTTTTATTTCAAAACCGCAGAAAATAGATATTAGAGAAGATTTAATAATTCCTAAAGCCAAAGCATATGAAGTTTGGCAGATTCACACTCATGATTTAAATATAGAGATTCCTTACGATTTATTAAAACAAAGAGCAAACAGTGATAAAGTTGAGGTTCAAATAGATTTTCAAGGCTGCTCTAAAAAAGGCTTGTGTTATGCTCCAATGAGTAAAACGGCAAGTGTAGACTTAAGCTCTTTGGAAACAGTAAAGGATAATATCCAAAAAATTGAAAAATCTGCTGTAGCACTTGACAACGGGGCAGAAAATCAAAATGAAACAGATATTATAGCTTCAAGTTTAAAAGAGGGGAATGTACTTTTAGTTCTTGCAACATTTTTCGGCTTTGGTCTTTTATTATCTTTGACTCCTTGTGTTTTCCCTATGATTCCTATTCTTTCATCAATAATTGTGAAAGCGGGAGACAGCGGAAAATTAACAGCATCAAAAGGTTTCTTCTTATCTTTGGTTTATGTTTTATCAATGGCAGTTGCTTATACCATAGCAGGAGTTTTAGCCGGACTTTTCGGAGCAAATCTGCAAGTTGCTTTACAAAATCCTTATGTATTGGTTGCTTTTGCCGCAATTTTCATTGCTTTGGCTTTTTCTATGTTCGGATACTTTAAGTTAGAACTTCCTCAAAGTTTACAAAACAGAATAAATAAAACAACTGACGGAAGGGAGAAACAAGGTGTTGTAGGAATTGCTATTATGGGATTTTTATCTGCACTTATCGTTGGACCTTGCGTGGCTCCGCCTTTAGCGGGAGCTTTAGTTTATATAGGACAAACAGGTGATGCTTTACTTGGAGGAGCAGCTCTTTTTGTAATGAGTTTGGGAATGGGAGCTCCGTTGCTTCTTATAGGCTTAGGTGCAGGAAAATATATGCCTAAACCTGGAGGTTGGATGGATTCGATTACCAAAATCTTCGGTATTATAATGTTAGGTGTTGCAATTTGGATGTTAGATAGAGTTTTAGATCCAACTGTAATAATGTATTTATGGGCATTGTTATTAATAGCAACTGCAATTTATCTAAAAGTTTATACTCATATTTTAGTAAAACTTATAACAACAGTTATAATGATTTACGGTGTTTTACTTTTTGTAGGAGCTGTTAGCCAGGCTACAAATCCTTTAAATCCCCTTGAAAAATTTACTTCGGCAAAAACAGGAGTAATGATAAGTGAAGAGTTAAACTGGAATTTAGTAACAAGTAATAAAGAGATTGATGCCGCGGTTAATGCTTCAAACAAACCTGTAATGCTTGATTTTCAAGCTTCTTGGTGTGTTGCTTGTAAAGAGTTAGAAGAGATTACTTTTAAAGATCCAAGAGTAATAGAAAAACTAAAAGGTTTTACTCTTCTTAGAGCTGATGTTACTAAAAACAGTGATGAAGATAAACTTATGCAAAAAAGATTCGGTGTAGTAGGACCTCCTGCACTTATTTTTTGGGATAAAAATAGTAATGAAATAAAAGCCTCTCAAATAGTAGGATATAAAAATCCTGAACAATTTTTAGAAATTGTAAATAAACACTTTTAA
- a CDS encoding thioredoxin family protein yields MKKIFISLLFLTLGNLFAFEHLTPSNFDEKIKGKNVIVDFYAPWCPPCRILSQTLVEYGKIKPQNVEIYKVNIDEYKDLAMKYGVRALPTLAYFEDGDLIMTEIGMKNIQQLKNSTSEYFE; encoded by the coding sequence ATGAAGAAGATTTTTATATCATTGCTTTTTTTAACTTTGGGAAATTTATTTGCTTTTGAACATTTAACTCCAAGTAATTTTGATGAAAAAATAAAAGGGAAAAATGTTATAGTTGATTTCTATGCTCCATGGTGTCCTCCATGTAGGATTTTGTCACAAACTTTGGTTGAATACGGTAAAATAAAACCTCAAAATGTAGAGATTTATAAAGTAAATATTGATGAGTATAAAGATTTAGCGATGAAATACGGAGTTAGAGCTCTGCCTACTTTGGCATATTTTGAAGACGGCGATTTAATTATGACAGAGATTGGAATGAAAAATATTCAGCAATTGAAAAATAGTACTTCCGAGTACTTCGAGTAA
- a CDS encoding rhodanese-like domain-containing protein yields the protein MNTLIDLAPKSVEYMIKDNIVMIDIRRAEEWEATGVIKNAHKLTFFDAYGNHDILTWMKEFEKLVTSKDQTFVLICAHANRTRVVGEFLIQQYGYKNVAHLKGGMALWLQEGREVVFD from the coding sequence ATGAATACATTAATTGATTTAGCTCCTAAGAGTGTAGAGTATATGATAAAAGACAATATTGTTATGATAGATATAAGAAGAGCTGAAGAGTGGGAAGCAACGGGAGTTATAAAAAATGCCCATAAACTGACTTTTTTTGATGCTTACGGAAATCACGATATTTTAACTTGGATGAAAGAGTTTGAAAAACTTGTTACTTCAAAAGATCAAACTTTTGTACTAATTTGCGCCCATGCAAATAGAACAAGAGTAGTAGGAGAGTTTTTAATTCAACAATACGGTTATAAAAACGTAGCTCATTTAAAAGGCGGAATGGCGTTATGGTTACAAGAGGGAAGAGAAGTCGTATTTGATTAA
- a CDS encoding EAL domain-containing protein codes for MKNKIFFKICAIILTLIIVYASFLIFVITPNLSEYIIDLEKKQAKTQLKRVEAVIKSKEEYLKNYRAAKQIEHKDSLKDISKIVSVLLDGYYKLYEEKLLSKEEAEKKAFSTVSNIKYGYEDDYIYILDKKGKVLLHPQEKYLFQNVYDLKDKKEKFFIKKLIEDTIKQGEFFFNYDWGENGDKKSNKIAYSLYYKPFDLIIVSSISTNDLESELNAEKQQTIKDLNPLIQSITKEELGYVFIMDKKAQLVIHPNLNIYSKKMRDEIKRQNLFEKMKTAYKEKKSLNYKWDKKADFENFTYDKTAWIDYNSFFGWYISSSLYIDDLEKRAKEVDSFVINISLGFIFVIGLLAIIFLKRLLDPISVLTKNAVTAREGNLEVRNKIETNDELGILAKQFNTMLDSIENNTKDLEKKLKERTAEIEYKFYHDSLTGLPNRLLMLRELKTYEFSALNLISIDDLDNINELYGFEVGDKLLVEISKLLQNFADKKNLFLYRAGSNTFALLDLHLENFIVYDKIINEIQALLKKEIEIKSLNLKIASDITVGTSISQDRQLACANIALKEAKKKGKKFTIYNQTIDTKKNIEKSIYWKDEIKSALKEDRIIPVFQPIFDKEEKIIKYEVLMRIEKRDKDEIYYISPAQFLYIAMQIKQYFSLSKRIIKKSFQYIDKIDKDISINISFNDIMNMEFIQFIKEKIDALDVKNRKKIVFEILESENITDYEILTQFIQEYRKKGIRIAIDDFGTGFSNFSYILKIKPDYIKIDGSLIKEIDTDFNSYELVKAIVSFSKSLGIKVIAEYIHSKEVYEIVKKLGVDEFQGYYLGKPENLIEQNIR; via the coding sequence ATGAAAAATAAAATATTTTTTAAAATATGTGCGATTATACTTACTCTTATCATAGTCTATGCCTCTTTTTTAATTTTCGTTATAACTCCAAATCTTTCCGAATATATAATCGACTTAGAAAAAAAACAGGCAAAAACCCAGTTAAAAAGAGTTGAAGCCGTAATAAAATCAAAAGAAGAGTATCTAAAAAATTATAGAGCGGCAAAGCAGATTGAGCATAAAGATAGTTTAAAAGACATATCTAAAATCGTTTCGGTTCTTTTAGACGGCTATTATAAACTTTATGAAGAAAAACTTCTTTCAAAAGAAGAGGCTGAAAAAAAAGCATTTTCTACAGTTTCAAATATTAAATACGGATATGAAGATGATTATATTTATATCTTAGATAAAAAAGGGAAAGTTCTTTTACATCCGCAAGAAAAGTATCTCTTTCAAAACGTATATGATTTAAAAGATAAAAAAGAAAAATTTTTTATTAAAAAACTTATTGAAGATACGATAAAACAAGGTGAGTTTTTCTTTAATTACGACTGGGGTGAAAACGGAGATAAAAAATCTAATAAAATTGCTTACTCTTTATATTATAAACCTTTTGATTTGATAATAGTTTCATCTATTTCCACAAATGACTTAGAGAGTGAATTAAATGCGGAAAAACAGCAGACTATAAAAGATTTAAATCCTTTAATTCAATCAATTACGAAAGAAGAGTTGGGGTATGTTTTTATTATGGATAAAAAAGCCCAATTAGTAATTCATCCGAATCTAAATATTTATAGTAAAAAAATGAGAGATGAGATAAAAAGACAAAATCTTTTTGAAAAGATGAAAACGGCTTATAAAGAGAAAAAAAGCCTAAATTACAAATGGGATAAAAAAGCAGATTTTGAAAATTTCACTTACGATAAAACGGCATGGATAGATTATAACAGTTTTTTCGGCTGGTATATCTCTTCTTCTTTATATATAGATGATTTGGAAAAAAGAGCAAAAGAGGTTGATTCTTTTGTTATAAATATATCTCTGGGATTCATTTTTGTTATCGGATTATTAGCAATTATTTTCTTAAAAAGATTATTAGATCCTATTTCCGTTTTAACAAAAAACGCAGTAACGGCAAGAGAGGGAAATCTAGAAGTTAGAAATAAAATTGAGACCAATGATGAACTCGGAATTTTGGCAAAACAGTTTAACACCATGCTTGATTCCATTGAAAATAATACAAAAGATTTGGAAAAAAAGCTAAAAGAGAGAACCGCTGAAATCGAGTATAAATTTTATCATGACAGTTTAACAGGTTTACCGAACAGACTTCTTATGCTTAGAGAGTTGAAAACTTATGAATTTAGTGCCTTAAATCTAATAAGTATTGATGACTTGGACAATATAAATGAACTTTACGGTTTTGAAGTAGGAGATAAACTTTTAGTAGAAATTTCTAAGCTCTTACAAAACTTTGCGGATAAGAAAAATCTGTTTTTATATAGAGCAGGTTCTAATACCTTTGCTCTTTTAGATCTGCATTTAGAGAATTTCATAGTTTATGACAAAATTATAAATGAAATTCAAGCTCTATTAAAAAAAGAGATTGAGATTAAATCTTTAAATCTTAAGATTGCTTCGGATATTACGGTAGGAACATCAATTTCTCAAGACAGACAGTTAGCTTGCGCAAATATAGCTTTAAAAGAGGCTAAGAAAAAAGGTAAAAAATTTACGATATATAATCAAACAATAGATACAAAAAAGAATATAGAAAAGAGTATTTATTGGAAAGATGAAATAAAAAGTGCTTTAAAAGAAGATAGAATAATCCCTGTGTTTCAACCGATTTTTGATAAAGAAGAGAAGATAATAAAGTATGAAGTTCTTATGCGAATAGAAAAAAGAGATAAAGATGAAATTTATTATATTTCTCCCGCACAATTTCTTTATATAGCAATGCAGATAAAACAGTATTTCTCTTTGAGTAAAAGAATCATAAAAAAATCTTTTCAATATATAGATAAAATAGATAAAGATATCTCAATAAATATTAGTTTTAACGATATTATGAATATGGAGTTTATTCAGTTTATAAAAGAAAAAATAGATGCTTTAGATGTAAAAAACAGAAAAAAAATAGTTTTTGAAATTTTAGAGAGTGAAAATATTACCGATTATGAAATATTGACTCAATTTATACAAGAGTATAGAAAAAAAGGTATTAGAATAGCAATTGATGATTTCGGTACAGGGTTTTCAAACTTCTCATATATTTTAAAAATCAAACCTGATTATATAAAAATCGACGGCTCTTTGATAAAAGAGATTGATACGGATTTTAACTCCTATGAATTGGTTAAAGCTATAGTTAGTTTTTCAAAATCTTTGGGAATAAAAGTTATTGCAGAGTATATTCATTCAAAAGAGGTTTATGAGATTGTTAAAAAATTAGGAGTAGATGAGTTTCAAGGTTACTATTTGGGAAAACCCGAAAACTTAATAGAGCAAAATATAAGATAA
- a CDS encoding phosphatidylserine decarboxylase, whose protein sequence is MHITNLISQYFGKVAKFEFPSFIQRVINGAYVKFLGLNMSEFRNPKFYKSLNDLFTRELAIPRQIDKDEKTFISPTDSLVTQCGKLEEDLLLQIKGMEYSLEEMLTYDCADNFEKVNNGDYMNFYLSPKDYHRYHASIDFEVRKLIHVPGKLYPVNLKYLNKQIDLFVENERVILECFHQEKLFYMVFVGALNVGEMEFTFEPRVETNKDLKQAKVYEYLEPKKIKKGECLGCFHMGSTVVMVWEKDFVQLEELMGQSVKYGQRVAYIK, encoded by the coding sequence ATGCATATAACAAATCTTATTTCTCAATATTTCGGGAAAGTTGCAAAATTTGAATTTCCATCTTTTATACAAAGAGTTATAAACGGTGCTTATGTAAAATTTTTAGGATTAAATATGAGTGAGTTTAGAAATCCGAAATTTTATAAATCATTAAACGATCTGTTTACACGGGAGTTGGCTATTCCAAGACAAATAGATAAAGATGAAAAAACTTTTATCTCTCCTACGGACAGCTTAGTCACGCAGTGCGGAAAACTAGAAGAAGATTTACTTTTGCAGATAAAAGGGATGGAATACTCTTTAGAAGAGATGTTAACTTATGATTGTGCAGACAATTTTGAAAAAGTTAACAACGGGGATTATATGAATTTTTATCTCTCTCCTAAAGATTATCACAGATATCATGCTTCTATAGATTTTGAGGTAAGAAAATTAATTCATGTTCCGGGAAAACTCTATCCTGTTAATTTAAAATATCTAAATAAACAAATTGATTTGTTTGTGGAAAACGAAAGAGTAATTTTAGAATGTTTCCACCAAGAAAAACTTTTTTATATGGTTTTTGTAGGGGCATTAAACGTAGGAGAAATGGAATTTACTTTTGAACCTAGAGTTGAAACAAACAAAGATCTGAAACAGGCTAAAGTTTATGAATACTTAGAACCTAAAAAGATAAAAAAAGGTGAGTGTTTAGGTTGTTTTCATATGGGATCAACGGTAGTTATGGTTTGGGAAAAAGATTTTGTTCAGTTAGAAGAGTTAATGGGACAAAGTGTTAAATATGGGCAGAGGGTTGCTTATATAAAATAG